The Lycium barbarum isolate Lr01 chromosome 11, ASM1917538v2, whole genome shotgun sequence genome contains the following window.
CTTAGAACGAACAAAACTGTTGCTTCATTCTAGTTGCTGCAAAAATAACAGAATCAATGAACTAAAGAGGATGCAATTAATCCCGGCATAAGTAGCAACTCTGAAACTAACATTTCTTAAGGGCACGACCTTCTGCATTAGAGagctatgttactcggactcttcaaagtAACACCGTGTGCGTGTTAGATCCTCCAAAAGTACTGCATTTTTAGAAATTCGGACACAAGCGCGGAAGCATTTTTGAAGAGTCTAAGCAACATAATCAGAGAGGACCATAGGGCTGGTCCAAGAGAGTGAACCTACAGTGGACGTGTACTAAAGGTAGTCATGGACTAAATTCATGGCACAGGAAggatcttttttcttttctttttttgataacCATGGCACAACAAGGATGCTAGGCATGTAGCAGTATTTACTCTCACATTTCAATCCGGAGACCAACCTGCTGTATTAATTCCATAAACAGTACTCAAGCAGAGAAAGATAAGTAAAAAAATAAAGTGTGTATTATTGAAAAAGGGTACACGCCCTCGAGACAAGAATGTCTTTATACTACTGCTAGAATGAAATAAAAGGAAAGTCGGAACTATATGAtagtaatagaataatgaagtaaATAAGTCTCAACAAACTTAACCAAAATTTCTCCTAGATGAGTCCAGCATACTGTATCCTGTAATGGTATTCAAGGGAGTTTGCACAACGTACTATTTGGTACGTCTGACACTATTAAATTTCAGCTTACGAATCAAAAACTTCAAATGAATAGGCAACAACTCACAAATGACATTAACAACTTAAGAATGAATTTACTCCCcgctctgtttcaatttgttctatcttactttcctttttaatccgtATCAAAAAacaaccaaaaaacaaaaaaaagtctCTCTCCTAATTTAGCAACACTTTAATATCAACATTCCACATGCATGTTTatgaccacaagattaaagggcagTTTGATACATTATACATATCTTTAGCTAATAATCACAGGATTCAAAAAtcttttttactttcttaaactccgtgcacagtcaaactaagacaaacaaattgaaacggaggaggTATTGAAGTTGTGATTCCAAATGGAATAAACTGATGTCATAGCATAGGGCATGCCACAATCAGCTGAAAGAGAGAATTCATTTTATTTCACAAAGGAGCCATTGTAGTCTTGTTTCATGGATGTTTTACTCTACCATTGCATTTCCTGGATTTGAGTCATTCTGGTCCAGTTCCATGTATCCGTTCCTAAAATCTCctctatcaacaacaacaacaacccagtgaaatcccacaacgtggggtctggggagggtagagtgtacgcagaccttactcctatcaaggtaagacggttgtttccgaaagaccctcggctcaataaaaaaaaaacataaaaagagatcagataaggctaagagattcaaagcgatatggaaatgaaataacgcaagcgacacagataacataggataatcaaagcacaggaaataacagataatagcataaatcagagcacaaaaattatactgcgataatgcgactactaataagataggataacgagactatctactaaccttctaccctaatctggatCCTCCAAACCCTCTTATCTAacgtcatgtcctcggtaagctgtaactgcgccatgtcgtgtttaattacctctccccaatacttcttcggcctacccctacatcgtctgaaaccatccatggccaacctctcacacctccgcactggggcatctgtgtctctcctcttcacatgcccaaaccatctcaatctcgcttctcgcatcttgtcttccaccgaggccactaccaccttgtcccgaatatcctcattcctaatcctgtcactcctggtgtggccacacatccatctcaacattctcatctcggaaactttcatcttttgaacgtgagagatcttaactggccaacactccgccccatacaacatagttggtctaaccaccactttgtagaacttgcccttaagttgtggtgacaccttcttgtcacatagcactctggaagcaagcctccatttcatccaccctgccccaatacgatgtgtgacatcatcgtcaatctccccgttgtcttgcataatagacccaagatacttgaaactacttttcttttggatggcctgggtaccaagcctcacttccaagccagcctcctgaggtgcttcactaaacttacactctaagtactctgtcttggtcctactcagcttaaaccctttagactccagagtctgtctccaaccctccagcttagcgttaactccgctacgagtctcgtcgatcaggactatgtcatccgcgaaaagcatacaccatggcacctcaccttgaatttgccgcgtcaatccatccatcaccaaggcaaataaaaacggactaagagctgatccttgatgcaaccccatcacaactggaaagtgctcggAGTCTTCAGAAAATCGCATTTTTCAAGTTAACCCGCTGAGAGCAAGCATATAGTATTCACTAACCCATGAAATGGATTACATCATCTAATATTCCAAGCTTTAGTTCTAATTGACACGCTCAAATATCGATACCAACAAAATTCAGGTGCTCATACAACAAGAAAACTATGTTGCTAATAATAGAGTAACATGCACTAAGGACCCCCAAACCCATCCACACAAAAAGATACCAAAGATCATAATCTGAAATATGCCACAGTTTCTATTCCCGGATACCTCACATACTACAATTAGTGTTCAGAGTTATACACACAAACATTACTCAGACGTTCTTTGCAGCGCAATGCAGACTGCAACATATTAGTAAAGAGGATAGTATAATTGTAAATTATACACAGGTAACCAGTTGGAAAATCAGAAAGGATCTTTAAGACTAACAAAATCATGGTGCAAATTTATAATTGTCTGTACAGTTTTAGCTTATTGGGTTCTTGACAGAAAGCATAGAGAACTCTACAAGGATACTAAACAAGGTATTCTTTCTCAAAAAATAATACCTATTTATATgtacaaccaacaacaacatacccagtgaaatcccacatcgtggggtctggggagggtagagtgtacgcaaaccttacccaaggtagggaggttgtttccggtagaccctcggcacaaggaCACCTATTTATATGTACAACCAAATTCAAATAACCTTTTCATTGGCCCAAGTCCCCAGTAGAAAACTACTATTTGAAAATTGATCAGCTCTgtaggcaattttttttttcttagtgGATTTTCTTAGGCTGAAACCATCTCTAAGTAAAAGCCATAAGCCAATGGAATAGACCACAATACCGTTGTGTGACAGAAGAATGAAAAAAGAAGTTATTGAAACCTATGTGATCAGAGAATAAGAGAAAAGGTGAAGATATATTGATGACTTGATAATTTGATCAATAAATAACACCTATTTATAGGTGCCAAACACATACAAATATAATATTTGTCCAACGCGGGACAACATCTAGCTAAAACCCTTAACTTTAACATTCTAAACTGACACTCAATGCTCTAACAACCAGAACCACCAAGACCTATTTAGGAACTGCCATTGCTATAAGCCCAATGAGCAGTCACAATATGATAGTTGGCATACTTGCAAATTCTGCTGCAGCTATAACTCAGTAAACACAACGCAAAAATTTCAACCCATAAAGGTAGCAGAAAAGTTCCTATATAGAAAGACGAAATCCGTACACAAAATTAATGGTTTTCAAGTCTTCTGTCTAACCCTACAAGTAGCAAATTAGGCTCACAAAAATGTGTTTCACCAATTTGCTATTGTTGGCAATATTCTTAGCATAACTAACTTAATAATTTCAAGTTTTTCCATATATATCCACCTACCCCTTATGCTGAGCAAAGCTCATTTAATATTATCTggattttccatgtttttccacGTACGCCTGCAAAGACAAATTACTTGTCAAATTAGAGACGAATAGACTTCACATGGACAGTACTCTTTACAGCATAAGTATCTTTTCGAAGCATGACTCACCTCAATGAGCTTAGCAAGTTTTGGCTGACATATGTCAAGATACTCTCTGATTGATTCAGCCGTACCAGGAATCTGATTGGGATGCAAAGAGTTGATAACTTTATCAACTGTCTTCTTAACTATCAACTTGTAAGAATCCTTACTCATGAGACCTTCACTCCAAGCTGGTTTTAATAGTTCTTTAATAAACTCCACAAGATCAGCATGAAAATGCTTCAAAACTCTCGACTCTTTGTTCACAGATCTGTCTGTCTTCCAGTCACTATCAATTTCATTTCCATGTCTGAGCCTCTCAGATTCTGATTGTGTCTTTTTCCGGGGCAAATGTAGTTTATCTGCTTTAGCGGATCTTGAATACTTCTCTTCTTTTGAAGAGGTTTTCATGTTTTCCTGATGAGCAACTGCTGTATCTGCTGTATCTGTTTCATTAGTAGACATCTCTTTCTCGGACTGTTTGTCAGGCAATATATCCTTATTGTATATATGACCAGAAATTGGAACTTTATTGGAGCTCTGTTCTGGACCCAAGGTTCCTGTTGAAACTGGATCAGCATTCGCCTGCATATGTTTGGTTACAGGCCCTCCTTTTCCAGAGAAAGAGGACTTTGAGGGCCCATCTCCTACGTTACTTTGATCCATACTATCACGAATAGGATCATATAGAGTTTCAGGACATCCGATTATTTGACTAAGCAAGAATGATGGTCGAAAAGGAACAGATGGCTCCCAATCGTCAAAAGACGCCATAGTTCTATAATCAGATGAGCATCGTGTGTCCCGTGATAAATCAATCCGAGAAAGTTCAGTTTTGGAACTAGGAAACGCTGAAGACCTATGCTGCAAAGAGGTGGATTTAGAAGAAGAATATTCTTGGGTACTATCCAAAAGCTTCTGATCATCCAGGGCATCTATGTTCCGCGAAGAAGAACAATGATGAGAAAACCTATCTACAGAGTCATTATAAACTCGCGAACCATGATTTTCGAACACAGACCGGTACCTCTTATAATTCATATTTTCCAAACCCGAGGCGTATGGGGAGACTACAGTATTTTGGTAACTGTCAGATAACAGGGCCGAGCTAAGCTTTCTATCATGGAGGCTATTCTTATGTAAAGAGCCATCTTTGAGTAATGGTGAAGAAGAGGTGCTACAACCAGCCAAGTACGGTTTACATCCAAGGCTCTCTCTTCCGACTTCTGGGGTGGACGAAGGTCCATCCTTACGCATATGCAATGCCTCATCACCTCTCAATTGTAGATGCTCTCCAGATTGAACTGCTGATTGTACTGAATCAGAAGATGATCTCTTGCCATTCTCTTCCAAACCTACAGAGAATAAGGCACCTCGTCCCAATTAGTTAAGCAAGGCTTTGCAGTATCAAAGTAAAGCACGTTAACAAATTACTATATAAGGACTATGGTTCGGGATTACCTTTGTCATCTGCAAGTTTGCTTTTTATCATTGTCTCATCTTGACCACCACCCTCCTTATCATGGCTAGTCACATGATCCTTTATGTGAAGAAATCTACAAGACTTCCCTTTGATGCACCAACCCCTGGCAAAAAATTCACATCTCATAGCTAGTCTTTTGCTTCCACCCCTAGAATCAGCAGCAGGGGACGAACTTCTTTCCCTTGTCTTGCGAACATCCAACCTGGAAAGACTAGATACCGTTAAACTTGGCTCTACTTAATCTATATGCAAAAAAACTTCCAGTAAGAGACATTCAAAATCAGCATAATAACCCAACTTCCAACTACAACGAAAAAAATCGAACAAGGCAACAGCAGTATAACTAAAACCTTGGTGATGTTTGCTTTAAATCGTCCCCTTGACCACCTCCTTCAGTAAGCTGAACACCAATAGCCACCTTGCCAGAAACATCACTCAACATTTCAGCATCCAGTTCTTCACCAAAAGGCTGGATTCTCTCTGTATTTGTTTCACCATCCTCAAATCCAGAAGCTTGGACATCAGATTCTATGTGGGTTCTTTTTCCTGCAAGAACTCCAAATGGATCTGTGTGAGTCTACAGAATACCATATACAAGTATCTTTCCTTCAAAACTAACCAGTGTTCCCATATGATATAATAAGAGTTCTCACCATCCATCCTCTCTTTTGTTTCATCAAAATTAGAAATTCTGCAACTGTCACTAGCACCTTCAATCAAAGGGGTATGTGGTGGTAAATTTGCTACAGGCTCTTGTTGAGTAGAAAAGCCTGATCTTAAGTGCTGTTCAAGCCCCAAAGGCTCCAGAACTTGGATACCATCTACAAGCAAGAAATATAACAATAAAGACTATTGCCACTGTAAATGTCTCCACCATAAAACACAAGCAAGCTCTTTGTGGCAGAACCTCTATGATTATCTACCTAGGAAGTCAGTCTAAACAGAAAAAAGGTTGTGTAATCTAAAAAGATAAGACTAAGGTCACAGGAAAGTTAGTGCACCCCAAAACGAGGACATCACACAACACAAAAGAAGGCACTTTAAGAAGATTCTAGACTCCTTTTTACTGTGCTCAATACACAAGTAAAAGTTGAAAGGAATTTCAACTAGACTCTGCACGTGAGTGATATTCATACCATGTTAGAAACAATGGAATCGACCTTTTATATGAAAAAACACCTTATTTTGTATGGTCTAGACACCAATGACAACGTCAGACACTATCATgtaccttttttattttttgatgaaGATCCCGTTTTCTCCTCAGACTTGAATCCGCGAATTACCCACCAGCCTTCCTGAATTCATACAAAATGTGCAGATTGTTTCCTATATTAGATTATTTGGTAACCCCCAAATTTTTATGAAAAGTATACCATCTGATAACATTGCTAAGACGCAATATGTTTTTCATGATttataaatatcaatttcaaaaatataaatatgtagtACTAATGGTGTTATGTTCCCTCATTTAAAATTTATGTATTATCCCCAATTCCATCCCATTTCCTGAGTGCCTTGTTCCAACTGTTTGATGTTTTgtttattcaaaaaaattcatcAAGTTTTGGAATTATCTCTCTCCCTATCATCTGGATTTTTCTGAACTTCAAATCCCTGTGAATATGTCATCTTATGTCCTGTCCTGTAAACCTGATGAGTCGTCATATCCTTTTGGCCAAAATGTTGTCGATAGTCAGAAAGGAAATTCTCAAAATATCATCATCACACCACCTATCCTTCCAAAATTTGAACTATTTCACTGCCAACTTTAAAAGTGATGTTGCCGCTaagctacatctttcttcatgaTATGTCCCCATAGTCCACATCCATAAGGCAATGAAATGTTTCTAGTCCCCCGCCCCATTCTTGTTTGTCGTGTGTTATCACTGTCCTCCACAAATCTTATATCCAATAGCTGTATCTCTAAAATCCACTTTCCTCCAGATCTATCACTCGAGCACACCTTACCTTTTAGAGATGTGATACCACCTTCCAGTTCATCATATGCAACTTTTTGTTCCATCTTTCGTATCTTAAAAAAGTTCCTTTGTGGCCTCTTCAACCTTTTGATACCACTAGTGCACATGAAATATGCTCTAGATCAATGTCTTCTTGCCTCATTTTCATACGTAACTCTTCTGCCACCCTGCTAGCATCTTCTCACCTTCTACAGTCACCAGACTGCAGACAAGACA
Protein-coding sequences here:
- the LOC132619165 gene encoding protein FRIGIDA-ESSENTIAL 1-like isoform X9; translation: MPLSAVDPSIEEEDDDDVEYEEIEVEEEEEDDDVEYEEIEVEVEEEIEVEEEEEVEEEEEVEEEEGEGSIPMNVDDQQEEEVEEEVEEEQEEEEEEEVQGEEEEGDGSIPLNVDDQIEEEEEEEVEEEEEEEEEVEEEEEEEEEEEEEVQGEEKDQGSIPMNVDDPKEEVEQEVEEEEEEEEEEIQGEEEKGQGSSPLNVHDQQEEEKEGEEEEVQDEEEKGQGSSPFDVDHQKGQGLSPLNVDHQKGKRTHIESDVQASGFEDGETNTERIQPFGEELDAEMLSDVSGKVAIGVQLTEGGGQGDDLKQTSPRLDVRKTRERSSSPAADSRGGSKRLAMRCEFFARGWCIKGKSCRFLHIKDHVTSHDKEGGGQDETMIKSKLADDKGLEENGKRSSSDSVQSAVQSGEHLQLRGDEALHMRKDGPSSTPEVGRESLGCKPYLAGCSTSSSPLLKDGSLHKNSLHDRKLSSALLSDSYQNTVVSPYASGLENMNYKRYRSVFENHGSRVYNDSVDRFSHHCSSSRNIDALDDQKLLDSTQEYSSSKSTSLQHRSSAFPSSKTELSRIDLSRDTRCSSDYRTMASFDDWEPSVPFRPSFLLSQIIGCPETLYDPIRDSMDQSNVGDGPSKSSFSGKGGPVTKHMQANADPVSTGTLGPEQSSNKVPISGHIYNKDILPDKQSEKEMSTNETDTADTAVAHQENMKTSSKEEKYSRSAKADKLHLPRKKTQSESERLRHGNEIDSDWKTDRSVNKESRVLKHFHADLVEFIKELLKPAWSEGLMSKDSYKLIVKKTVDKVINSLHPNQIPGTAESIREYLDICQPKLAKLIEAYVEKHGKSR